The following coding sequences are from one Paenibacillus sp. JDR-2 window:
- a CDS encoding GNAT family N-acetyltransferase, with protein MNGIIVTKVSHLETSKVMRLIEESTNEGFRHIKRLVADYEAGTNKFGGDGEALFIAIKDGDIVGVCGLNQDPLAGSKAVGRVRRLYVLPSVRRFGIGRLLMDSVIIEAKKYFQMLVLKTDNPNADLFYQSIGFFVKADSENYTHFVKFS; from the coding sequence GTGAATGGTATTATCGTCACAAAAGTTAGTCATTTAGAAACCTCTAAGGTAATGCGACTCATTGAAGAAAGTACGAACGAAGGATTTCGTCACATCAAACGATTAGTGGCCGACTATGAAGCAGGAACCAATAAATTTGGCGGGGACGGGGAAGCGCTCTTCATCGCTATTAAAGACGGCGATATTGTTGGGGTTTGCGGGTTAAACCAAGACCCTCTCGCAGGTAGTAAAGCAGTTGGTCGTGTTCGTCGCCTCTATGTCTTACCAAGTGTCCGTCGATTCGGGATAGGACGCTTGCTGATGGATTCAGTTATTATAGAGGCTAAAAAGTACTTTCAGATGCTTGTATTAAAGACAGATAACCCAAATGCAGATTTATTTTATCAATCTATAGGATTTTTTGTTAAGGCTGATTCGGAAAATTATACTCACTTTGTGAAATTCAGCTAA